The following proteins are encoded in a genomic region of Tenacibaculum sp. 190524A05c:
- the bglX gene encoding beta-glucosidase BglX, translated as MKHHLRKTILTCTVSTLFLFGCSSDKKDNLMIDTKNETISEKVTLLLSKMTIEEKVGQMNQYNGFWDVTGPTPQNGNAKKKYEHLRKGWVGSMLNVRGTENVREVQRIAVEESRLGIPLIIGFDVIHGYKTLSPIPIAESASWDLKAIENSARVAATEASAAGINWTFAPMVDISRDPRWGRVMEGGGEDPFLGSKIAQARVKGFQGDDLSKPNTIAACAKHFAAYGFSEAGKEYNSVDIGTSTLYNIVLPPFKAAADSDVKTFMNSFNELNGVPVTGSSFLQREILKGKWNFNGFVVSDWASMRELIEWGHAKDKKEAAKIAATAGSDMDMEGYVYIEELAKLVKDGTIKESILDDAVRRILTVKYELGLFDNPFLYCDETNEKEQIGNEAHHEAVLDVAKKSIVLLKNENNLLPLKKSGQKIALIGPLANDKNSPLGSWRLASDDNTAVSVHEGLSKYKENTLSFEKGIDLIEGNTSFTQPLKVNNTINTSEINKALQIAKNADVVVMVLGEHGFQSGEARSRTEIDLPGRQQELLEKVYEVNKNIVLVLNNGRPLAIEWADKNIPAIVEAWQLGTQTGNAVAEVLYGDYNPSGKLPMTFPRNLGQVPIYYNYKSTGRPNPENNVFWSHYIDSENSPLYPFGYGLSYTTFKYSDFKVHNKKASINEDIKISVKVSNTGNYDGKEVVQLYIRDLFGSITRPVKELKGFELVELKKGESKVIDFTLTKNELGFFNNQGEYIIEPGDFEVFVGGNSAENLKETFVLE; from the coding sequence ATGAAACATCATTTGAGAAAAACAATACTAACTTGTACAGTGTCAACACTATTTCTTTTCGGATGTTCAAGCGATAAAAAAGATAATCTAATGATAGATACAAAAAATGAAACGATAAGCGAAAAAGTTACTCTCCTTCTTTCAAAGATGACTATCGAAGAAAAAGTTGGTCAAATGAATCAGTATAACGGATTTTGGGATGTAACTGGACCAACTCCACAGAATGGAAATGCGAAAAAAAAGTATGAGCATTTAAGAAAAGGATGGGTTGGATCAATGCTTAATGTAAGAGGAACTGAAAATGTAAGAGAAGTTCAGCGAATTGCCGTTGAAGAGTCTAGATTAGGTATACCTTTAATTATTGGCTTTGACGTTATTCACGGATACAAAACATTAAGTCCTATTCCTATCGCAGAATCTGCAAGTTGGGATTTAAAGGCTATAGAGAACTCTGCCAGAGTAGCTGCTACAGAAGCATCTGCTGCAGGAATCAATTGGACATTTGCTCCAATGGTTGATATTTCTAGAGATCCACGCTGGGGAAGAGTTATGGAAGGTGGCGGTGAAGACCCGTTTCTAGGTTCGAAAATCGCCCAAGCACGAGTTAAAGGATTTCAAGGAGATGACTTATCTAAACCTAATACAATAGCAGCTTGTGCAAAACATTTTGCTGCTTACGGATTTTCTGAAGCTGGTAAAGAGTATAATTCCGTTGATATCGGAACATCTACTTTATACAACATTGTACTACCTCCATTTAAAGCTGCCGCAGATAGCGATGTTAAAACCTTTATGAATTCTTTTAATGAATTAAACGGAGTTCCAGTAACTGGTAGTAGTTTTTTACAAAGAGAAATTTTAAAAGGAAAATGGAATTTCAATGGTTTCGTTGTTTCGGATTGGGCCTCTATGCGAGAATTAATTGAATGGGGACATGCAAAAGACAAAAAAGAAGCGGCAAAAATTGCGGCAACTGCTGGTTCTGATATGGACATGGAAGGATATGTTTATATAGAGGAATTAGCTAAACTTGTAAAAGACGGAACTATAAAGGAAAGTATCTTAGATGACGCAGTAAGAAGAATTTTAACTGTAAAGTATGAATTAGGTTTGTTTGACAATCCTTTCCTATACTGCGATGAAACCAATGAAAAAGAACAAATTGGAAATGAAGCACATCATGAAGCTGTACTAGATGTTGCCAAAAAATCTATAGTATTACTTAAAAACGAAAATAACTTATTACCTTTAAAAAAGAGCGGACAAAAAATCGCATTAATTGGTCCGTTAGCAAATGATAAAAACAGTCCTTTAGGAAGCTGGAGACTTGCGTCAGACGACAATACTGCGGTGTCAGTTCATGAGGGATTATCAAAATATAAAGAAAATACTTTAAGCTTTGAAAAAGGGATTGATCTGATTGAAGGTAACACTTCTTTCACTCAACCTTTAAAAGTTAATAACACCATCAATACATCAGAAATCAACAAAGCTCTACAGATTGCAAAGAATGCAGATGTTGTAGTTATGGTTTTAGGAGAACATGGTTTCCAAAGTGGTGAAGCAAGAAGTAGAACTGAAATTGATTTACCAGGAAGACAACAAGAGCTTTTAGAAAAAGTTTACGAAGTAAACAAAAACATAGTATTAGTATTAAATAACGGTAGACCATTAGCTATCGAATGGGCTGATAAAAATATACCTGCAATTGTTGAAGCTTGGCAATTAGGAACACAAACTGGAAACGCAGTTGCCGAAGTTTTATATGGAGATTACAACCCAAGTGGTAAATTACCCATGACTTTCCCAAGAAATTTAGGACAGGTTCCAATTTATTACAACTATAAAAGCACAGGAAGACCTAATCCAGAGAACAATGTATTCTGGTCTCACTATATTGATTCAGAAAACTCTCCTTTATACCCATTTGGATATGGATTAAGCTACACTACTTTTAAATACTCAGACTTTAAAGTTCATAATAAAAAGGCATCTATAAATGAAGACATTAAAATCTCAGTAAAAGTTAGCAATACTGGAAATTATGATGGAAAGGAAGTCGTTCAACTATATATAAGAGATTTATTTGGTAGTATTACCAGACCAGTAAAAGAATTAAAAGGCTTTGAGTTAGTTGAACTTAAAAAAGGAGAATCAAAAGTTATTGATTTCACTTTAACGAAAAACGAATTAGGGTTCTTTAACAATCAAGGTGAATATATTATAGAACCAGGAGATTTTGAAGTTTTTGTAGGTGGAAATTCTGCAGAGAACTTAAAAGAAACATTTGTGCTAGAATAG
- a CDS encoding response regulator has translation MKILNIDEKKLTAKLLERRLSNIGYHVTTVKNGKEAVEQLKVRKPNLVILDINMSNFGGIDVLKFIKESGLDTKVMVISGEKEQALVSDLFEYGIDEYIKKPATLTEILIRINKLVGMSSLSDEFYQQNEEVVRELSIGVVIPCYNEASRLLSKSFVHFVSRNVGYYLCFVNDGSTDNTLEVLEEMKQGREDYIGVYNCDTNGGKAEAVRQGMLHLINDNDLALDYLGFLDADLSTDLNDFDDLVKTINLNNYKIVSGSRISRIGANISRESARQVISMSINYIIRKILGMNFKDTQCGAKILDREAVKTVFNEKFLTRWLFDVEIFLRMKKRYGMRAKEMIYEQPLKRWVHAEGSKLSMRDSLKIGTQLMKIAAHYK, from the coding sequence ATGAAAATTCTTAACATTGATGAAAAAAAATTGACTGCTAAGTTGTTGGAAAGAAGGTTGTCTAATATTGGATACCACGTGACCACAGTTAAAAATGGAAAAGAAGCTGTTGAACAATTAAAAGTACGAAAGCCCAACCTAGTTATTTTAGACATAAACATGTCAAATTTTGGAGGAATTGACGTGTTGAAGTTTATTAAAGAATCCGGCTTAGATACTAAAGTAATGGTCATATCAGGGGAAAAAGAGCAAGCGCTCGTATCTGATCTCTTTGAGTATGGCATAGATGAATACATTAAAAAACCAGCTACACTTACAGAAATACTTATTAGAATTAATAAGTTGGTAGGAATGAGCTCTTTATCTGATGAATTCTATCAACAAAATGAAGAGGTTGTTAGAGAATTATCTATCGGAGTTGTAATACCATGTTACAACGAAGCAAGTAGGTTGTTGTCTAAAAGCTTTGTGCATTTTGTGAGTCGAAACGTCGGCTATTATTTATGTTTTGTAAATGATGGTAGTACTGACAATACCCTTGAAGTATTGGAAGAAATGAAACAAGGTAGAGAAGATTACATTGGAGTTTATAATTGTGATACAAATGGCGGAAAAGCTGAGGCTGTTCGTCAAGGAATGTTACATTTAATAAATGATAATGACTTAGCTCTTGATTATTTAGGGTTCCTAGATGCGGATTTATCTACGGACTTAAATGATTTTGATGATTTGGTAAAGACCATTAATTTGAACAATTATAAGATTGTTAGTGGATCTAGAATTTCACGAATTGGTGCGAATATTTCCAGAGAGTCGGCAAGGCAAGTTATTAGTATGTCTATCAACTATATTATACGTAAGATTTTGGGTATGAATTTTAAGGATACGCAATGTGGAGCGAAAATTCTGGATAGAGAAGCTGTTAAAACTGTGTTTAACGAGAAGTTTTTAACCAGATGGCTATTTGATGTAGAAATATTTTTGCGTATGAAAAAACGATACGGAATGAGAGCAAAAGAAATGATTTATGAACAACCGCTCAAGAGGTGGGTTCATGCAGAAGGTTCTAAATTATCTATGAGAGATTCACTCAAAATTGGAACACAGCTCATGAAAATTGCAGCTCATTACAAATAA
- a CDS encoding glycosyltransferase: protein MKLAIVTAFPPSKVTLNEYGYHLVKQFRINDRVKELILLTDEAVEPEDVNFEEDGCKVVVKNCWEFNSYKNIFTINKAVKETKPDAVLFNLQFLKFGDKKIPAALGLLTPYRCRSKNIPTIVLLHNILEQVDLNSAGFTKNVVLQKAYGLIGTVLTKFLLSADLVALTIQKFVNTLKDKYKTEKVALIPHGTFEMIEEPDYSLPIGPKKVMAFGKFGTYKKVEVMIEAVEEVRKSTSEELEIVVAGTDSPNTPGYLEEMKQKYKDVKGLHFTGYVAEEDVPRIFNESAVVVFPYTSTTGSSGVLHQAGSYGKAVIMPNLGDLTDLIQDEGYRGEFFEADDVSSLANAIKKVVENDEYRLELAQANYKAAASLPMSEVAEMYLDHFDQIKKKR from the coding sequence ATGAAATTAGCTATAGTTACTGCATTTCCCCCAAGTAAAGTGACATTAAATGAGTATGGATATCATTTAGTGAAACAATTTAGAATTAATGATAGAGTAAAGGAGTTGATATTATTAACTGATGAGGCAGTGGAGCCTGAAGATGTTAATTTTGAAGAGGATGGGTGTAAAGTAGTTGTAAAGAACTGTTGGGAATTCAATAGTTACAAAAATATATTCACTATTAATAAGGCAGTGAAAGAAACAAAACCAGATGCTGTTTTGTTTAATTTACAATTTTTGAAATTCGGAGATAAAAAAATACCAGCCGCTTTGGGATTATTAACTCCATATCGATGTCGTTCTAAGAATATACCAACAATAGTTTTATTGCATAACATTTTAGAACAAGTGGATTTGAATAGTGCTGGGTTTACTAAGAATGTAGTGCTTCAAAAAGCGTATGGTTTAATTGGTACAGTTTTGACTAAATTCTTGCTCTCCGCAGATTTAGTTGCACTTACGATTCAAAAGTTTGTGAACACCTTAAAGGATAAATATAAGACTGAAAAAGTAGCTCTAATTCCTCATGGAACTTTTGAAATGATAGAGGAACCTGATTATAGTTTGCCAATCGGACCGAAAAAAGTAATGGCGTTTGGAAAATTTGGAACTTATAAAAAGGTTGAGGTTATGATTGAGGCTGTTGAGGAAGTTCGAAAGTCTACATCAGAAGAGCTTGAAATTGTTGTGGCAGGTACGGACAGTCCTAATACTCCTGGTTATTTAGAGGAAATGAAGCAGAAGTATAAAGATGTAAAAGGTCTTCATTTTACTGGATACGTTGCTGAAGAAGATGTACCTAGAATATTTAATGAAAGTGCTGTTGTAGTTTTTCCTTATACGTCAACTACAGGTAGTTCAGGTGTTTTGCATCAAGCAGGAAGTTATGGTAAAGCTGTTATTATGCCTAATCTTGGTGATTTAACCGATTTGATTCAGGATGAAGGTTATCGCGGTGAGTTTTTTGAAGCAGATGATGTTTCTTCTTTAGCAAATGCTATTAAAAAAGTTGTTGAAAATGATGAGTATAGATTAGAGTTAGCTCAAGCGAATTATAAAGCAGCAGCTTCTCTTCCAATGTCTGAAGTTGCAGAAATGTATTTGGATCATTTTGATCAAATCAAGAAAAAAAGGTAG
- a CDS encoding oligosaccharide flippase family protein, translated as MLSAIIVNAGNYLYNLLVGRILGPSKFADAAILITFLLVLSFIAMTFQLVTAKYTVLFENIVFKRFMNFILKRSVFFGVLVGVLIIVFSSQLQSIFNTENRLMFVIFGISVPIYFLMSVNRGVFQGGKDFLKLATTYQTEMISRLTITLLLLLLFVSSESSILISLGILISLIFGLFPLSKRVRFNQEGVLNAENKSLVHKFLFLTAFYECTQIIINNSDILLVKHYFDNYNAGLYASLALIGRVVYFVAWMFVMLLLPAVVSKQKDGIPHRNVLLKYVGYVTILSACIVFVTYLFPEFVVTILFGKEYIEIAPLLWQYALATSIFAVSNVFAYYFLSLDQYVPVVITGILGITQVVLIIFFHTSLKEIVTVQIIAMVILLIVQLLFFYGNSVVSSKKQNT; from the coding sequence ATGCTCAGCGCTATTATTGTCAATGCCGGAAACTACTTGTATAATTTACTTGTGGGTAGAATTTTGGGGCCATCAAAGTTTGCTGATGCTGCTATTTTAATCACCTTTTTATTAGTATTATCATTTATAGCTATGACCTTTCAATTGGTAACGGCTAAGTATACTGTTTTATTTGAGAATATAGTGTTTAAAAGGTTTATGAATTTTATCCTTAAAAGGTCTGTATTTTTCGGAGTACTTGTTGGTGTGTTAATTATTGTTTTTTCCAGTCAACTACAATCCATATTTAATACAGAGAATCGATTAATGTTCGTAATATTTGGAATTAGTGTTCCAATATACTTTTTAATGAGTGTGAATCGTGGTGTTTTTCAAGGTGGAAAGGATTTTCTAAAATTGGCAACAACATATCAAACGGAAATGATTTCAAGATTAACAATAACTTTATTGTTACTCTTATTATTTGTTTCTAGTGAATCTTCGATCTTAATTTCTCTAGGTATTTTGATATCCTTAATATTTGGGTTGTTTCCCTTAAGTAAAAGAGTTAGATTTAATCAAGAAGGAGTTTTAAACGCTGAAAATAAAAGTTTAGTCCATAAATTTTTATTTCTCACTGCGTTTTATGAGTGTACACAAATCATAATAAACAATAGTGATATTTTATTGGTAAAGCATTACTTCGATAATTATAATGCTGGTTTATATGCTTCATTAGCTTTAATAGGAAGAGTAGTGTACTTTGTAGCTTGGATGTTTGTGATGCTTTTATTACCAGCAGTTGTTAGTAAACAAAAAGATGGTATTCCACATCGAAATGTATTATTGAAGTATGTCGGTTACGTAACAATACTTTCGGCTTGTATTGTTTTTGTAACGTATTTATTTCCTGAATTTGTTGTTACTATCTTATTTGGGAAAGAGTACATAGAAATAGCACCATTGTTGTGGCAATATGCTTTGGCAACATCGATTTTTGCTGTATCAAATGTGTTTGCTTATTATTTTCTTTCCTTAGATCAATATGTCCCAGTTGTTATTACCGGAATCTTAGGTATTACTCAAGTGGTACTAATTATATTTTTTCATACCTCTTTAAAAGAAATTGTTACTGTACAAATAATTGCAATGGTTATTTTATTAATCGTTCAATTGCTGTTTTTCTATGGTAATTCTGTTGTTTCTAGTAAAAAACAGAATACTTAA
- a CDS encoding LytTR family DNA-binding domain-containing protein gives MNCLIIDDEFAARAIVEQLCKKEGSLTVIDQFSNAIQAIKYLNQNEVDLMFLDIHMPDFTGFDLIQTLKNPPKIILTTSDAKFAIDAFEYECIVDYLVKPISEQRFQKAVDKAKKFTIKKQGQEKEVASTNGEAKEEESQLYINIDRRLIKIEISSIYLVEAKGDYILIKTDTKNYTVHSTLKKIEEKLPKDLFLKVHRSYIINLKRIIDIEDNSVLIAKDVVPVSRSNRSELMKRLNLL, from the coding sequence ATGAATTGTTTAATTATTGATGATGAATTTGCTGCTAGAGCCATAGTAGAGCAATTGTGTAAAAAAGAAGGTTCTTTAACCGTAATCGATCAGTTTTCTAATGCAATACAAGCTATCAAGTATTTAAATCAAAATGAAGTTGATTTAATGTTTCTCGATATCCATATGCCTGATTTTACTGGTTTTGATTTAATTCAAACACTCAAAAATCCACCAAAAATAATTTTAACAACGTCAGATGCTAAATTTGCGATAGATGCATTCGAGTATGAATGTATTGTTGATTATTTGGTAAAGCCTATATCAGAACAAAGATTCCAGAAAGCAGTTGATAAGGCGAAAAAGTTCACGATTAAAAAGCAAGGTCAAGAAAAAGAAGTAGCTTCTACTAATGGAGAGGCTAAAGAAGAAGAATCTCAATTGTATATTAATATTGATAGAAGATTAATTAAAATCGAAATTTCTAGTATATATTTAGTTGAAGCAAAAGGTGATTATATTCTTATAAAAACTGATACAAAGAACTATACAGTTCATTCTACATTAAAGAAAATAGAAGAAAAACTTCCAAAAGATTTATTTTTAAAAGTTCACAGATCTTATATTATTAATTTGAAAAGAATTATTGACATTGAAGATAATAGTGTGCTGATTGCTAAGGATGTAGTTCCTGTTAGTCGATCAAATAGATCTGAATTAATGAAGCGTTTAAACCTTCTTTAA
- a CDS encoding Hpt domain-containing protein — protein sequence MHNEQPNINYIRQLSGGDVEFEEKMLSILQQELPEEIKIYLNTLEINNLHQTAEIVHKIKHKISILGLEKSYEYTIQYEKELLDGNRGGHEDFLRILNKMSEFLTK from the coding sequence ATGCACAACGAACAGCCAAATATCAATTATATAAGACAACTTTCCGGAGGAGATGTTGAATTTGAGGAAAAAATGCTCAGTATATTACAGCAAGAACTTCCTGAAGAGATAAAAATCTATCTAAACACCTTAGAAATCAATAATTTACATCAAACAGCGGAAATCGTACATAAAATTAAACATAAAATTAGTATTTTAGGCTTGGAAAAATCTTATGAGTATACAATTCAATACGAAAAAGAGTTATTGGATGGTAATAGAGGTGGACATGAAGATTTTTTAAGGATATTAAATAAAATGTCCGAATTTTTGACCAAATAA
- a CDS encoding PAS domain S-box protein: MSEDEIKSLKKALDEERKARQIAEQENLKLKESLLQKESEFKGVYENMNDAFVWIDLQGNVIKMNEIAEEMFGYKINGTPLNLMKLVHPKDYKYTLEAFQNLMKTGRYSKYRSRIITNDEIVKTLEVNCSLVFDKDGAMIGAQGIARDVTQEIAVQELLEQQKKQLDIIFDNSPIGISLSKEKDDEFLLVNKALCEMLGYTLEEMKQVKVDKFTHPDDRNMSRVFRDRLSSGKIDSFSIEKRYIRKNGEVLWAKTIVNSVKDLDGKVKFQVAIVEDITENKLDKEKLIESENRLSSLISNLDSAVLLENEKREISIVNKKFCEIFSIPSQPEKLLGQDCVKLLKESKGFFEEPEKLETRINKLIKDKKVILGDELRLIDGRILERDYIPISQDREYKGHLWTYRDVTLSRNYRKSLETQKKRYSNIIANLKLGLVELSADSKVLSANKSFVKMTGFNEEEILGKDLRRLFKKEKIKNLIQQRNQDKREGKTGSYEFKFLNNLNEEKVLLVSAAPNFTIRGEIIGSIGIILDITHIKKLESQKEELLKTLERRNVELEEYAHIVSHDLKSPLRSISALTSWLKEDYGDKLGSDGEKNINLIQEVVQKMEALINDILNYSSIKEKSTDLENVNVYELVSDIKKLLYVPKHINVNIDENLPVIRADKVRLQQLFQNLISNAINYSDKEEGYVNINYREKKKYHVFSVADNGVGIAKEYHDKIFKVFESLGDHKDSTGIGLSIVKKIVDVYDGRIWLESEEGVGTTFFIEFKK; this comes from the coding sequence ATGAGCGAGGATGAAATTAAAAGTTTAAAGAAGGCTTTAGATGAAGAACGAAAGGCTAGACAAATAGCCGAGCAAGAGAACTTAAAATTAAAAGAAAGTCTACTTCAAAAAGAATCTGAATTTAAAGGGGTTTATGAAAATATGAACGATGCGTTCGTATGGATTGATCTTCAAGGAAATGTTATTAAAATGAACGAAATAGCTGAAGAAATGTTTGGCTATAAGATTAATGGCACTCCTTTAAATTTAATGAAACTAGTTCATCCAAAAGATTACAAATACACTTTAGAAGCTTTCCAAAATTTAATGAAAACTGGTCGTTATTCTAAATATAGATCTAGAATAATCACTAATGATGAGATTGTTAAAACGCTAGAGGTAAATTGTAGTCTAGTTTTTGATAAAGATGGAGCTATGATTGGGGCACAAGGAATTGCTCGAGATGTTACTCAAGAAATAGCAGTTCAAGAATTATTGGAGCAACAAAAGAAACAGCTTGATATTATTTTTGATAATTCACCTATTGGAATTTCTTTATCCAAAGAAAAGGATGATGAGTTTTTACTTGTTAACAAAGCTTTATGTGAAATGCTGGGTTACACTTTGGAGGAAATGAAGCAAGTGAAAGTGGATAAATTTACACATCCAGATGATCGTAATATGTCTAGAGTATTTCGAGATAGGCTATCGTCAGGTAAAATCGATAGTTTTAGTATAGAGAAAAGATATATTCGTAAAAATGGGGAAGTGCTTTGGGCAAAAACCATTGTGAATTCTGTGAAAGATCTAGATGGTAAAGTTAAGTTTCAAGTTGCAATAGTTGAGGATATAACTGAAAATAAATTAGATAAAGAGAAATTAATAGAATCGGAGAACAGGTTATCATCTTTAATATCGAATTTGGATAGTGCTGTTTTATTGGAGAATGAAAAAAGAGAAATTTCAATTGTAAATAAAAAGTTTTGCGAAATCTTTAGCATTCCTTCTCAGCCTGAAAAACTATTAGGGCAAGACTGTGTTAAACTGCTAAAAGAATCAAAAGGCTTTTTTGAAGAACCAGAAAAACTTGAAACTAGAATAAATAAACTGATAAAAGATAAGAAGGTTATTTTAGGAGATGAGTTAAGATTGATTGATGGTAGGATTTTAGAGCGTGATTATATTCCAATTTCTCAAGATCGAGAGTATAAAGGTCATTTATGGACTTACAGGGATGTTACTCTTTCGAGAAATTATAGAAAGAGTCTAGAAACTCAAAAGAAGAGATATAGTAATATTATTGCTAATTTAAAGTTAGGGTTAGTTGAGTTGAGTGCTGATAGTAAAGTGCTTTCAGCTAATAAAAGCTTTGTTAAAATGACAGGTTTTAACGAAGAAGAAATTTTAGGTAAAGATTTACGTCGATTATTCAAAAAAGAAAAAATAAAAAATCTAATTCAGCAAAGAAACCAAGATAAAAGAGAAGGTAAAACTGGATCTTATGAATTTAAGTTTTTAAATAACTTAAACGAAGAAAAGGTACTTCTAGTAAGTGCAGCACCTAATTTTACAATACGTGGTGAAATTATCGGTTCTATTGGTATTATACTAGATATTACTCATATCAAGAAATTAGAATCCCAAAAAGAAGAATTACTCAAAACTCTTGAGAGAAGAAATGTAGAGCTTGAAGAGTATGCGCATATAGTTTCGCATGATTTAAAATCTCCTTTACGAAGTATTTCAGCTCTTACAAGTTGGCTAAAGGAAGATTACGGTGATAAACTAGGTTCTGATGGAGAAAAGAATATCAACTTAATTCAAGAGGTTGTTCAGAAGATGGAGGCCTTAATTAATGATATTCTAAATTATTCTAGCATTAAAGAGAAATCTACAGATTTAGAAAATGTGAATGTTTATGAGTTAGTGAGTGATATCAAAAAATTACTTTATGTGCCTAAACATATTAATGTGAATATTGATGAAAATTTACCAGTAATTAGAGCTGACAAAGTAAGACTTCAGCAGTTATTTCAGAATTTAATTAGTAACGCTATCAATTATTCAGATAAGGAAGAAGGGTATGTTAATATTAACTACAGAGAAAAGAAAAAGTATCATGTGTTTTCTGTAGCTGATAATGGAGTTGGTATTGCAAAAGAATATCACGATAAAATATTTAAAGTGTTTGAGTCTTTAGGAGATCATAAAGATTCCACAGGTATTGGGTTGTCAATTGTAAAGAAGATTGTTGATGTGTACGATGGAAGGATATGGCTAGAAAGTGAGGAAGGAGTTGGTACAACCTTTTTTATAGAATTTAAAAAGTAA
- a CDS encoding response regulator yields MQNILTILLIEDDQIEVMKFNRILSKMEMKHNVIEANNGEEALNYLMKKENLPSIILLDLNMPKVNGIEFLKILKNDDVLKYIPTVVLTTSNNYKDIFECYKIGIAGYLVKPLKYEDYKNKLIKLLSYWSVNELITV; encoded by the coding sequence ATGCAAAACATATTAACAATATTGTTAATTGAAGATGATCAGATTGAAGTAATGAAATTCAATCGGATTTTATCCAAAATGGAAATGAAACACAATGTAATTGAGGCTAACAATGGTGAAGAAGCCTTAAATTACTTGATGAAGAAAGAAAACCTTCCAAGTATTATTCTTTTAGATCTTAACATGCCAAAAGTTAATGGTATTGAATTTTTAAAGATCTTAAAGAATGACGATGTGTTAAAATACATACCTACAGTTGTTTTAACTACATCAAACAATTATAAAGATATCTTCGAATGCTATAAAATTGGTATAGCTGGCTATTTAGTCAAGCCATTAAAGTATGAAGATTATAAAAATAAATTGATAAAATTATTATCTTACTGGAGCGTTAATGAATTGATTACGGTTTAA